In Primulina eburnea isolate SZY01 chromosome 5, ASM2296580v1, whole genome shotgun sequence, a single window of DNA contains:
- the LOC140831494 gene encoding uncharacterized protein produces the protein MRPPRFFGNEDGEKAIAWLKSMKRLFNMLEYTPELQLKLAICQLKERAQLWWETSEEALKESGERVTWDLFCAQFAPEYSPPSYYSTKEAIFNRLAQGNMTVVEYASQFSALLAYVPHVASSNRNKLSHFMQGLNRTICTLVVAGAPVNYVDVVEKAKMWRQLLLAYPQSVQSGFPQSFGGNVPMPVGAPLYRPLLPYQPSQPYQQPKQQNFKAKGKQFKKQTRSSSSSSGSQRGSSVGSPVGVFCDRCGGKHFSTQCTGVHGSCNICGQVGDYARVCPNAVRQQFQQPQFDTGVSHLFVSAIFVDEHEIATIPLIDTVSVSTPVDVSLMSHEIILNCVIRFDDNIMITNLIKLDMSDFDCILGMDTLSNYRATVDCFHGIVIFRPYYGSKWNFYGSDSQSCIPLVSAMEMFRILSTGNEGFMIYAVDATQGKRFEVSDIPVVKESPDVFPNEIPGFPPQREIDFSIELVSGTNPISREPYRLAPAELKELKEQLQDLLEKGYIRPTSSSRGRCSDDSI, from the exons ATGCGTCCTCCTCGATTCTTTGGGAATGAAGATGGTGAGAAAGCTATTGCATGGCTAAAAAGTATGAAGCGTTTGTTCAATATGTTGGAGTACACCCCTGAATTGCAGCTTAAGTTGGCTATTTGTCAATTAAAAGAGCGAGCCCAGTTATGGTGGGAAACTAGCGAGGAAGCTCTGAAAGAGTCAGGTGAAAGAGTTACTTGGGATTTGTTTTGTGCACAGTTTGCTCCAGAGTATTCACCGCCTTCGTATTATTCGACCAAGGAAGCTATATTTAATAGATTGGCTCAAGGTAACATGACTGTAGTGGAGTATGCCTCTCAATTCTCAGCGCTTCTTGCCTATGTCCCTCATGTTGCTAGCAGTAATCGGAACAAGCTATCGCATTTTATGCAAGGATTGAATCGAACCATTTGCACTTTAGTAGTAGCTGGAGCACCTGTTAATTATGTCGATGTTGTTGAGAAAGCCAAGATGTGGAGGCAATTACTTTTGGCATACCCACAGTCAGTTCAATCAGGTTTTCCTCAGAGTTTCGGGGGCAATGTGCCGATGCCAGTTGGTGCACCACTATACCGACCTTTACTGCCGTATCAGCCTTCGCAGCCTTATCAGCAACCAAAGCAGCAAAATTTTAAGGCCAAAGGAAAACAGTTCAAGAAACAGACTCGTAGTAGTTCTTCTAGTTCTGGCAGTCAGCGTGGAAGTTCAGTTGGGTCACCAGTTGGAGTATTTTGTGATCGTTGTGGTGGTAAGCATTTCAGCACTCAGTGTACGGGAGTTCATGGATCTTGTAATATCTGTGGGCAAGTTGGAGATTACGCTAGGGTATGTCCGAATGCAGTAAGACAACAATTTCAGCAACCTCAGTTTG ATACAGGAGTTTCTCATTTATTTGTATCTGCTATATTTGTTGATGAGCATGAGATTGCTACTATTCCGTTGATAGATACTGTTTCAGTCTCTACTCCCGTCGATGTAAGTTTGATGTCTCATGAGATAATTCTgaattgtgtgattagattcgatgataatattatgataactaatctcATCAAGCTAGATATGTCTGACTTCGACTGTATTCTGGGAATGGATACTCTGTCTAATTatcgagctacagttgattgtttccatggaATCGTCATATTCAGACCGTATTATGGCAGTAAATGGAATTTTTACGGTAGTGATTCACAATCATGTATTCCATTAGTGTCAGCAATGGAAATGTTTAGAATCTTGTCAACAGGAAATGAAGGATTCATGATCTATGCAGTTGATGCGACACAGGGAAAAAGATTTGAAGTTTCTGATATTCCTGTTGTCAAGGAATCCCCTGATGTATTTCCCAATGAAATTCCTGGATTTCCACCCCAGAGGGAAATCGATTTTAGCATTGAGTTGGTGTCCGGGACAAATCCTATTTCGAGAGAACCATACCGTTTGGCTCCAgcggaattgaaagaactgaaagagcaATTACAGGACTTACTGGAAAAAGGCTATATTAGACCAA cttcgagttcgagaggaagatgttccgATGACAGCATTTAG